One genomic window of Monodelphis domestica isolate mMonDom1 chromosome 1, mMonDom1.pri, whole genome shotgun sequence includes the following:
- the SLC2A10 gene encoding solute carrier family 2, facilitated glucose transporter member 10 isoform X3: protein MELRSPVLLLCASVSLLGGLTFGYELAIISGALLQLQLDFGLSCFEQEALVGTLLLGALLASLVGGFLIDQYGRKKAILFSNAILLAGSLSLSLAGSLPWLAMGRGMVGFAISLSSMACCIYVSELVGPRHRGVLVSLYEVGITVGILLSYALNYALTDTAQGWRHMFGWAAAPALMQSLSLIFLPASLFPQFKAKSDSHKGLIPLRGPEEAEAATSSSHRKEQYSFWSLFRAKANMRSRTAVGLGLVLFQQLTGQPNVLCYASTIFHSVGFRGGSSATLASVGLGGVKVAATLVAMGLVDRAGRRVLLMAGCAVMAVSVSGIGLVGFTVSMDPTQGCHRPPETSNMTTASRFPAFQADPSLPPLQGSSDYPDIGLTSLKMDTSGARAKGTVANSSGVQGALLPAHDSLAHGTSNLVTNSWTSRHRVLNWIALLCMMAFVSAFSFGFGPSPILYSL, encoded by the exons AACTGCGCTCTCCAGTCCTGTTGTTGTGTGCCTCGGTCTCCTTGCTGGGAGGACTGACTTTTGGCTATGAGCTGGCCATTATCTCTGGAGCACTGCTGCAGTTGCAATTAGACTTTGGGCTCAGCTGCTTTGAGCAGGAGGCTCTGGTGGGGACCCTGCTTCTTGGGGCTCTCCTAGCCTCCTTAGTTGGAGGGTTCCTCATTGACCAGTATGGGAGGAAGAAAGCCATCTTATTTAGCAATGCCATACTGCTTGCTGGCAGCCTGAGCTTAAGCCTCGCAGGCTCACTGCCATGGCTGGCCATGGGCCGAGGCATGGTGGGCTTTGCCATCTCTCTGTCCTCTATGGCCTGCTGTATCTACGTCTCAGAACTGGTGGGACCTCGACATCGGGGCGTGCTCGTGTCCCTGTACGAAGTGGGCATCACGGTGGGTATCCTCCTCTCCTATGCTCTCAACTACGCGCTTACTGACACAGCGCAGGGCTGGCGGCACATGTTTGGCTGGGCAGCTGCCCCGGCCCTCATGCAGTCCCTTAGCCTCATCTTTCTCCCAGCAAGCCTCTTTCCACAATTCAAGGCTAAATCAGACTCCCATAAGGGCCTCATTCCGCTCCGAGGCCCTGAGGAAGCAGAAGCAGCCACATCCAGTTCCCACAGGAAGGAACAGTACTCTTTCTGGAGCCTCTTTAGGGCCAAGGCCAACATGCGGAGTCGGACGGCCGTGGGTCTAGGCCTTGTGCTCTTCCAACAGCTCACCGGCCAACCCAATGTGCTCTGCTATGCATCCACCATTTTCCATTCCGTGGGTTTTCGAGGGGGCTCTTCGGCTACCCTGGCTTCTGTGGGACTCGGAGGGGTAAAAGTGGCTGCTACCTTGGTGGCTATGGGACTAGTGGACCGCGCTGGGAGGAGGGTGCTGCTGATGGCTGGCTGCGCTGTCATGGCTGTCTCAGTCAGTGGCATTGGGCTGGTTGGCTTTACTGTGTCAATGGACCCCACTCAGGGCTGCCACAGACCTCCTGAGACATCCAACATGACCACTGCCTCCAGGTTTCCTGCTTTCCAGGCAGACCCCAgccttccccctctccaaggGAGCTCGGACTATCCCGACATAGGATTGACTTCCCTAAAGATGGACACATCTGGTGCCAGAGCCAAAGGGACAGTTGCTAATTCCTCAGGAGTTCAGGGAGCTCTTCTTCCAGCTCATGACTCACTGGCACATGGCACCAGTAACCTGGTTACCAACTCCTGGACCAGCAGGCACAGGGTCTTAAACTGGATTGCTTTACTCTGCATGATGGCATTCGTGAGCgccttttcttttggatttggaCCAA gcccaatactttattcactgtga